From Mucilaginibacter rubeus, a single genomic window includes:
- a CDS encoding sensor histidine kinase, with product MKPFVLFIAEIFLWLLLTGFSISCPASTPFFRNIGTEYGLSHPKVNCILQDKRGFLWFGTEDGLNRYDGHFFTVYKNQPNDTTCVSGNIITDLLEDKAGNLWIATADGGITRYDYHLEASKQFKQYKFNAHKPGGIPENHINKIAEDNDGNLWLATSNSFVVRLNKKSERFDVPVKSGGRDILSLAMAGADTLWAGREDGGLLKINTHTLGFRIDKHYIGTDGKLPRSSIASIFKDRSNRMWYGDRDKKLYTYQLHTGIEQVFLPGGAEKKIPRDVIASFAIDKQGKIWMGTQGSGVTTFDPAEMQFITYRHTDQEGSLVDDHINVVFTDRSGIIWIGTDNGISIYDPVYSPFNQYNLPKPAKKDIYIFDFYRNPKDNALWIATSEGIYIKHSKSDNYEHRIVAYKGNALSVTKFYVDNDGTFYLGTDYSLFRYNPVLNRATLLPNTNDDMLMKRLMGSRIVSIVRDTIGNHPALVVSPYGHYLTYYDFVDKKWISGIAQEGIKRLNVKDNVVKKFYKDKNGTLWLATDKYGLGALQQGATIFSYFTNDIYDHESISSNDVYDIEGDRKGNLWISTYGGGLNYFNKNELRFSHIPGSSNLTEGICSDARGNLWMICNGHMHEYNPETRVYSCYDLPDLKSNGGVKGYMYRDCRGNLYAAGRNFYIEFNPVGIGKIENEPDVYFTDFKIFNTSYSHLLENKTIRLNHNQNYFSLEFSAPEYSSNHMHYDYILEGVDKDWVDADKRNYASYSNLAGGRYRFKVRASNWKGSVVNKFASIVIVINPPFWRTWWFYTLIVLIIGPLCYLFYRYRINEFLKRQSIRNGIAQDLHDQIGSTLSSISIYSKVARIYQQQQKKEKLSEVLQTIGETADDTISEMSDIVWSINPKNDHMSSIIQKIRSYAQPLCVAKNIAFSLACDQRLLKLTLEMETRKNFFLILKETLNNAIKHSHCKKIAVDIQLKGSKINLKVCDDGVGFNYEDKLTQAASAAEGGNGLRNIKCRVTELNGALVVKSSPGRGTTINFTFGNL from the coding sequence GTGAAGCCGTTTGTTCTTTTTATCGCTGAGATTTTTCTCTGGTTATTACTGACCGGCTTTTCTATTTCATGCCCGGCTTCAACTCCTTTTTTCAGGAATATCGGAACAGAATACGGCCTGTCGCATCCTAAGGTTAATTGTATTCTGCAGGACAAACGCGGCTTTTTATGGTTCGGAACGGAAGACGGGCTGAACCGTTATGATGGCCACTTTTTTACCGTATATAAAAACCAGCCCAATGATACTACTTGCGTATCAGGCAACATCATTACCGATCTTCTTGAAGACAAAGCAGGCAACCTCTGGATTGCTACTGCCGACGGAGGTATAACACGGTATGACTACCATTTGGAGGCATCAAAACAATTTAAGCAATACAAGTTTAATGCGCACAAGCCGGGCGGAATCCCCGAAAATCATATCAATAAAATCGCGGAGGATAATGACGGTAATTTGTGGCTTGCCACAAGTAACAGCTTTGTGGTACGGCTAAATAAAAAAAGCGAAAGATTTGATGTGCCCGTTAAATCAGGCGGCAGAGATATCCTCTCGCTGGCTATGGCCGGGGCCGATACTTTGTGGGCAGGTCGGGAAGATGGCGGTTTGCTGAAAATCAATACGCATACCCTGGGTTTCCGTATTGATAAGCACTACATTGGCACCGACGGTAAATTGCCCCGCAGTTCAATAGCATCGATCTTCAAAGACCGCAGCAACAGGATGTGGTACGGCGACAGGGATAAAAAACTATATACTTATCAGTTACACACTGGAATTGAGCAGGTATTTCTTCCGGGTGGGGCCGAAAAGAAAATCCCCCGCGACGTCATCGCTTCCTTCGCCATAGACAAACAGGGTAAGATCTGGATGGGCACACAGGGTAGCGGCGTAACCACATTTGATCCCGCCGAAATGCAATTTATCACCTACCGGCACACCGATCAGGAGGGTTCGCTTGTTGACGACCATATCAACGTGGTGTTTACCGACCGGAGCGGAATTATATGGATAGGTACGGATAATGGGATCAGTATTTACGACCCGGTTTATTCGCCGTTCAATCAGTATAATTTGCCAAAACCAGCAAAGAAAGATATCTATATCTTCGATTTTTACCGTAACCCTAAAGATAATGCCCTTTGGATAGCAACAAGTGAAGGCATTTATATCAAGCACAGTAAAAGCGATAATTACGAGCATCGGATTGTAGCCTACAAGGGAAATGCCTTGTCGGTAACCAAATTTTATGTAGATAATGATGGTACTTTCTATTTAGGTACCGATTATTCCTTATTCCGGTACAATCCTGTTTTAAATCGGGCGACGCTATTGCCAAATACCAATGATGACATGTTGATGAAAAGGCTGATGGGGTCGAGGATAGTATCTATTGTACGCGATACCATCGGCAATCATCCGGCATTGGTTGTATCGCCCTATGGCCATTATCTGACATATTATGATTTCGTGGACAAGAAATGGATTTCGGGGATAGCGCAGGAGGGAATAAAAAGATTAAATGTTAAGGACAACGTAGTAAAGAAATTTTACAAGGATAAAAATGGTACCCTGTGGCTGGCTACGGATAAATATGGTTTGGGCGCTTTGCAGCAGGGGGCTACTATCTTCAGCTATTTTACAAACGATATATACGATCATGAATCCATAAGCAGTAATGATGTTTATGACATTGAGGGGGATAGAAAAGGAAACCTGTGGATAAGCACCTATGGCGGCGGCCTTAACTATTTTAATAAAAATGAGCTGCGTTTTTCTCATATTCCCGGATCAAGCAACCTGACCGAAGGTATATGCTCAGATGCCCGCGGAAATTTATGGATGATATGTAATGGTCATATGCATGAGTATAACCCGGAAACCCGTGTGTACAGTTGCTATGATCTGCCGGATTTAAAATCGAACGGCGGTGTTAAAGGTTATATGTACCGTGATTGCCGCGGAAACCTTTATGCAGCCGGCAGAAACTTTTATATAGAATTTAACCCCGTAGGTATAGGAAAGATTGAAAATGAGCCGGACGTATATTTTACCGATTTTAAGATATTCAATACCTCATACAGCCATTTGCTTGAAAACAAAACCATCAGGTTAAATCATAACCAAAACTATTTTTCTCTTGAGTTTTCGGCCCCGGAATACAGCAGCAATCACATGCATTACGATTATATACTCGAAGGTGTAGACAAAGATTGGGTAGATGCTGATAAGCGAAACTACGCCAGCTATTCAAACCTGGCCGGCGGGCGTTATCGTTTCAAAGTCAGGGCATCTAACTGGAAAGGGAGCGTTGTTAACAAATTTGCATCAATAGTTATTGTTATAAACCCTCCGTTTTGGCGTACCTGGTGGTTTTATACATTGATCGTTTTAATTATCGGGCCGCTTTGCTATTTATTTTATCGTTACCGTATTAATGAGTTCTTGAAGCGTCAATCCATCCGGAATGGGATAGCGCAGGACCTGCATGACCAGATCGGTTCAACCTTAAGCAGCATTTCCATTTATAGTAAAGTCGCGCGCATCTATCAGCAGCAGCAAAAGAAAGAAAAGCTTAGCGAGGTTCTGCAAACAATAGGAGAAACCGCCGATGATACCATTTCGGAGATGTCAGATATTGTTTGGTCAATCAATCCCAAAAATGATCATATGAGCAGTATCATACAAAAGATCCGGTCTTATGCGCAACCATTATGTGTAGCCAAAAATATCGCATTCTCCCTGGCCTGCGATCAGCGGTTGTTGAAACTGACGTTGGAAATGGAAACAAGAAAGAACTTTTTCCTGATCCTCAAAGAAACTTTAAATAATGCCATCAAGCACTCACATTGCAAAAAAATAGCAGTGGATATACAGCTAAAGGGGAGTAAAATTAATTTAAAGGTATGCGATGATGGCGTAGGTTTTAATTACGAAGATAAACTGACACAAGCAGCTTCTGCTGCTGAAGGAGGAAATGGATTACGCAATATAAAATGCCGTGTCACTGAACTTAACGGAGCACTGGTTGTGAAAAGCTCGCCCGGGCGGGGTACAACCATAAATTTCACCTTCGGTAATTTGTGA
- a CDS encoding MFS transporter — translation MKNSQGNISLKSALPLAAIIVASLGYFVDIYDLLLFSIVRIPSLKSLGFTGAGAVAPGIFLLNVQMAGLMIGGICWGIWGDKRGRLTVLFGSILIYSLANIANAFVDTVSLYAVFRFIAGFGLAGELGAGITLVVELMPAQKRGYATTIIAGVGISGAIAAHFVAVYFDWRTAFIIGGVLGILLLLLRISVSESGMFSESKKPGIRRGDFFALFTSRDRFVKYLKCILIGLPLWFGVGILITLSPEFSKELNVKGIVSAGTAVAVTYGGTVIGDICSGLLSQYLKSRVKVVAIFLTLTMAAISVYLFLQNLSLFQFYVVCAFFGFAAGYWVLFLTIAAEQFGTNIRATVATTVPNFVRGAVVPLLLFFQYCRGLFNGSLVSAGIVIGALTLILAFWALFGIKESFGTNLDYTEDI, via the coding sequence ATGAAAAATAGTCAAGGGAACATCTCCTTAAAGAGTGCGCTTCCACTTGCCGCTATTATAGTGGCATCATTAGGTTACTTTGTAGATATTTATGACCTGCTTTTGTTCAGCATTGTAAGGATACCGAGTTTAAAATCATTAGGTTTTACCGGCGCCGGGGCGGTTGCGCCGGGTATTTTCTTATTAAACGTACAAATGGCAGGTTTAATGATAGGGGGGATATGCTGGGGAATATGGGGAGATAAGCGCGGGCGATTAACCGTACTCTTCGGATCGATCCTGATATATTCACTTGCCAACATCGCCAATGCATTTGTGGATACAGTTAGTTTATACGCTGTATTCCGGTTCATTGCCGGATTCGGGCTTGCGGGCGAGCTTGGCGCAGGTATTACGCTGGTTGTTGAACTGATGCCGGCACAAAAACGTGGTTATGCCACCACCATTATTGCCGGGGTAGGGATCAGCGGTGCTATTGCGGCCCATTTTGTTGCGGTTTATTTTGATTGGCGTACCGCGTTTATCATAGGCGGTGTGCTGGGCATATTGCTTTTGCTGCTTAGGATAAGTGTGTCGGAATCCGGTATGTTCAGCGAGTCGAAAAAGCCGGGAATCAGGCGGGGCGATTTTTTTGCTTTGTTTACAAGCCGTGATCGGTTTGTAAAATACCTTAAATGTATTTTGATTGGCTTGCCACTGTGGTTTGGTGTAGGAATCCTGATCACCTTATCGCCCGAGTTTAGTAAAGAACTAAACGTAAAAGGCATAGTAAGCGCCGGAACAGCTGTAGCGGTAACCTATGGCGGTACTGTAATTGGCGATATCTGCAGTGGTTTGCTCAGTCAGTACCTGAAGAGCCGTGTAAAAGTGGTTGCTATATTTTTGACACTTACAATGGCCGCCATTTCGGTTTACTTGTTTCTCCAGAATCTCAGTTTGTTTCAATTTTATGTTGTGTGCGCGTTCTTTGGGTTCGCTGCCGGTTATTGGGTGCTTTTTTTAACCATTGCCGCAGAGCAATTTGGCACCAATATCCGGGCTACAGTAGCCACCACCGTGCCTAATTTTGTGAGGGGAGCGGTTGTTCCTCTGCTGCTTTTCTTTCAATATTGCAGGGGGCTTTTTAATGGTTCACTGGTATCTGCCGGAATAGTTATAGGCGCGCTTACATTGATCCTTGCATTTTGGGCCCTGTTCGGGATAAAAGAAAGCTTCGGAACCAACCTGGATTACACCGAAGATATATAA
- a CDS encoding FecR family protein, whose translation MNHQDADQLIAKYLDNTATPEERALVENWYIFESDKRKLSDDDKFDHLAAELWAGTRQRAGLQTQPKVRSLWPRIAVAASIVFILSVGLFVLLKHNGTGQPGDNDQNRIGAITERFPTLILTDGKEVPLHKSKNEQLISQNSGLVTRLTNGVLNYQQGADNQIDNKVIAYNSLLVPSGAHYQVVVLSDGTKVWINAASSLRYPTAFNGDERRVELKGEAYFEVAHNAAKPFRVASNNQTVEVLGTHFNISAYDDDPAVKTTLLEGKVKVTGTVNHATRFLLPGQQAVLGKNAFTVSKAETAEAIAWKNDQFEFQDDNIQHIMRVIARWYDMKVTYEGPIPDDKFGGTINRNSDVTESLNILELTGKVRFHVKGRQIVVSK comes from the coding sequence ATGAATCACCAAGACGCTGATCAATTAATAGCAAAGTATCTGGATAATACAGCTACTCCCGAAGAACGCGCGTTAGTTGAAAACTGGTACATCTTTGAATCAGATAAAAGGAAGCTTTCAGATGACGACAAGTTTGATCATTTGGCGGCCGAGCTTTGGGCCGGAACGCGGCAGCGTGCAGGATTGCAAACCCAACCTAAGGTGAGGAGTTTATGGCCAAGGATTGCAGTCGCGGCTTCAATTGTATTTATCTTATCTGTTGGTCTCTTCGTTTTGTTAAAACACAATGGAACAGGGCAGCCGGGTGATAACGACCAAAACCGTATTGGTGCGATAACGGAGAGGTTCCCTACACTGATCCTCACAGACGGGAAAGAAGTACCCCTGCATAAATCTAAAAACGAACAGCTGATCAGTCAGAATTCTGGTTTAGTTACCCGGTTGACCAACGGTGTATTGAATTATCAACAAGGCGCTGATAATCAGATTGATAATAAGGTGATCGCCTATAACTCACTGCTGGTGCCAAGCGGGGCTCATTACCAGGTTGTGGTGCTGTCTGATGGAACCAAAGTCTGGATCAATGCTGCTTCATCGCTGCGGTATCCTACTGCGTTTAACGGTGATGAACGCCGGGTTGAGTTAAAGGGAGAAGCTTATTTTGAGGTGGCACATAATGCCGCAAAACCGTTTAGGGTGGCCAGCAACAACCAAACGGTAGAGGTTTTAGGAACGCATTTTAATATTAGCGCTTATGATGATGATCCTGCTGTTAAAACAACACTGCTTGAAGGCAAGGTAAAAGTAACCGGCACGGTAAATCATGCCACTCGTTTCCTGTTGCCGGGGCAACAGGCTGTGCTGGGTAAAAATGCCTTCACTGTAAGTAAAGCTGAAACCGCTGAGGCTATAGCCTGGAAAAATGATCAGTTTGAATTTCAGGATGATAATATCCAGCATATTATGCGGGTAATTGCCAGATGGTATGATATGAAGGTAACATATGAGGGGCCAATCCCCGATGATAAGTTTGGAGGGACAATTAACCGGAATTCGGATGTGACAGAGAGTTTAAATATCCTGGAGCTTACCGGGAAGGTCCGCTTTCATGTTAAAGGAAGACAAATAGTTGTATCTAAATAA
- a CDS encoding response regulator transcription factor, protein MMNNVNERMSFVNNDHSLRIAIFDDNKNIRNTMVMILNSEIMFNVVGVYDSSKNSIKNLMSTKTDLVIIDIAASGFSGIETIERLKRELPYIQILVQTNFEDDALIYQSILAGASGYILKNGLKLTLVKAVKELRNGGSPMSPSVARKVINMVKHNMCHFSPVEQAANYKLTGREKEVLACIVKGKNYKMTGYELNISYETVRSHMKHIYEKLKVASLTELVAKSINFNIV, encoded by the coding sequence ATGATGAATAATGTTAATGAACGAATGAGCTTTGTAAACAATGATCATTCGTTAAGGATAGCCATTTTTGACGATAACAAAAACATAAGGAACACCATGGTAATGATCCTCAATTCGGAGATCATGTTTAACGTTGTGGGTGTGTATGACAGTTCTAAAAACAGTATCAAAAACCTGATGAGCACCAAAACAGACCTGGTGATCATAGATATCGCCGCGTCTGGCTTTAGCGGAATTGAAACCATTGAACGGCTAAAACGCGAGCTCCCCTACATCCAAATCCTCGTACAAACAAACTTTGAGGATGACGCGCTGATATATCAATCCATCCTGGCCGGGGCTTCAGGGTATATTTTAAAGAACGGTTTGAAGCTAACTTTAGTTAAGGCTGTTAAAGAATTAAGGAACGGAGGTTCACCAATGAGCCCTTCCGTCGCCCGCAAGGTAATCAATATGGTCAAGCATAATATGTGTCATTTCAGTCCCGTTGAACAAGCGGCAAACTATAAGCTAACCGGAAGAGAAAAGGAAGTTTTGGCCTGCATTGTTAAAGGCAAAAACTATAAAATGACCGGCTATGAGTTGAACATATCATATGAAACCGTTCGCAGCCATATGAAACACATCTATGAAAAGCTAAAGGTTGCATCACTTACAGAATTGGTTGCCAAATCTATCAACTTTAATATTGTTTAA
- a CDS encoding RNA polymerase sigma factor produces MLAYTVYNDAELTDLLRSGDEPAYTEIYRRYWRLMYAHIYKMLRDEEDSKDILQELFGTLWTKADKIPAQGNLAGYLYVSARNMVLNHIRQRKFRNDYLSSLAQFANEASKDTLHYLEERDLLAAIDREIEALPPKMRQVFEMSRKQNLTHKEIAESLGTSEETVKKQIHKSLKRLRANLKDPDTAVSLLMLLSFFKKV; encoded by the coding sequence ATGTTAGCTTACACCGTATATAACGATGCCGAACTTACCGACTTGCTCAGATCGGGTGATGAGCCGGCTTATACCGAAATTTACCGGCGTTACTGGCGCTTGATGTATGCTCATATTTATAAGATGCTGCGGGACGAAGAAGACTCCAAAGATATCTTACAGGAACTTTTCGGCACGTTATGGACAAAAGCAGATAAGATTCCGGCACAAGGCAATTTAGCCGGCTATTTATATGTGTCGGCACGTAACATGGTGTTAAACCATATTCGTCAGCGTAAATTCCGGAACGATTACCTGAGTTCATTAGCGCAATTTGCGAACGAAGCAAGTAAAGACACGCTTCATTACCTGGAAGAGCGTGATCTTTTGGCGGCCATTGACCGGGAAATTGAAGCGCTGCCACCAAAAATGCGCCAGGTATTTGAGATGAGCCGCAAGCAGAATTTAACCCATAAGGAAATTGCCGAAAGTTTAGGTACATCCGAAGAAACGGTAAAAAAACAAATTCATAAATCGCTTAAAAGGCTCCGGGCTAACCTCAAAGACCCGGATACGGCGGTCAGTCTCCTGATGCTTCTTTCTTTTTTTAAAAAAGTGTAA
- a CDS encoding response regulator, whose protein sequence is MSIRVAIFDDNKNIRSSVIMLLNTDPDFEVVGTFSDAKHCVDNVLTSRPDVVLMDIEMPGINGIEAVRILTREFPHVPILIQTVFEDDERVFDSICAGAAGYLLKNQLNSSLTEAIKELKTGGSPMSPSIARKVLQLLQSSGERSRRRPSEEYNLTPREKEVLSAIVNGLSYKMIAYELNISYETVRSHIKKIYEKLHVASLTEVVAKAINQNIV, encoded by the coding sequence ATGAGTATCAGGGTGGCCATATTTGATGATAATAAGAATATTCGGAGCAGTGTGATCATGTTATTAAACACCGACCCGGATTTTGAAGTGGTAGGTACGTTTAGTGACGCAAAACATTGTGTGGATAATGTACTAACCTCAAGACCGGATGTTGTTTTGATGGACATAGAAATGCCCGGCATTAATGGTATAGAAGCCGTGAGGATCTTAACCCGGGAGTTTCCGCATGTTCCGATTCTTATTCAAACGGTTTTTGAGGATGACGAACGCGTTTTTGACTCCATTTGCGCTGGGGCTGCGGGTTATCTCCTGAAAAATCAGCTTAATAGCTCCCTTACAGAAGCTATTAAGGAACTGAAAACCGGTGGCTCCCCCATGAGCCCGTCCATCGCCAGGAAAGTACTTCAACTACTTCAGAGCAGCGGCGAAAGAAGTCGCCGCAGGCCCAGCGAAGAGTATAATCTTACTCCGCGGGAAAAAGAAGTACTAAGCGCCATTGTAAACGGCCTTAGCTATAAAATGATTGCTTATGAGCTGAATATATCTTACGAAACGGTTCGCAGCCATATCAAAAAGATCTATGAAAAATTGCATGTAGCCTCATTGACAGAGGTGGTTGCAAAAGCCATCAATCAAAATATTGTATAA
- a CDS encoding Rid family detoxifying hydrolase, which yields MIRSGLILLFFLATFSINASAQSVNTVRPYSVYKVSNGIVYTSGQVGISATTGKLVTTGFEAEVNEVMQNISRLLKESGSDFSSVINVVIYLKDINRYAEFNKVYTKYFNTPYPARTCIAVADLPLGASVEIAVTAEQKKHSN from the coding sequence ATGATACGATCAGGTTTAATACTATTATTCTTTTTGGCGACTTTCTCCATCAACGCGAGTGCTCAATCTGTTAACACGGTTAGACCTTACAGCGTTTACAAGGTAAGCAACGGGATTGTCTACACATCCGGTCAGGTAGGGATATCCGCAACAACCGGTAAGCTGGTTACCACAGGCTTTGAAGCCGAGGTAAATGAGGTTATGCAAAACATCTCAAGACTATTGAAAGAGTCAGGATCTGATTTTTCTTCGGTAATTAATGTGGTTATCTATCTGAAAGATATTAACCGCTATGCCGAATTTAACAAGGTTTACACCAAATATTTCAACACCCCATACCCGGCCCGGACCTGCATTGCCGTGGCTGATCTGCCATTGGGTGCGAGTGTTGAAATTGCGGTAACCGCAGAGCAAAAAAAGCACAGTAATTAA
- a CDS encoding alpha/beta hydrolase: MKTQTNFAKLTLAAAAALLFAFSPKNSVAQTTAPVKNIVIVHGAFADASGWEGVYKILKKDGYNVTLVQNPLTSLNDDVAATNRALEKQDGPAVLVGHSWGGSVITEAGVSPKVASLVYVAAFAPEVGQSTLDAYQSGPALPKNGILPADKNGYAYFDKALFHECFSADLSEAKAAFMFDSQQPIVGSSFVAPLTQAAWKSKPTYAVVATEDKAINPELERAMYKRAGAVVTEVKGSHVIFMSQPAAVARVIEAAAKDQGKK; the protein is encoded by the coding sequence ATGAAGACTCAAACTAATTTCGCCAAATTAACTTTAGCCGCTGCAGCAGCGCTTTTATTTGCATTTAGCCCTAAAAACAGCGTAGCACAAACCACAGCCCCTGTAAAAAATATTGTTATAGTACACGGAGCCTTTGCAGATGCATCTGGTTGGGAGGGCGTATACAAGATCTTGAAAAAAGATGGTTATAACGTAACACTTGTTCAAAATCCGCTTACCTCCTTAAACGACGATGTTGCTGCTACTAACCGCGCCCTGGAAAAACAAGATGGCCCGGCTGTATTAGTAGGCCATTCATGGGGTGGTTCGGTAATTACCGAAGCCGGTGTATCTCCAAAAGTAGCAAGCCTGGTATATGTTGCGGCTTTTGCTCCTGAGGTTGGTCAATCAACTTTAGACGCTTACCAATCTGGCCCGGCGCTTCCAAAAAATGGTATCCTGCCTGCCGATAAAAATGGTTATGCCTATTTTGACAAGGCACTTTTCCATGAATGTTTTTCTGCCGATCTAAGCGAGGCAAAAGCAGCGTTTATGTTTGATTCTCAGCAACCAATTGTGGGTTCAAGCTTTGTTGCGCCTTTAACACAGGCCGCCTGGAAAAGCAAACCAACTTACGCAGTTGTAGCTACTGAAGATAAAGCCATCAATCCTGAATTGGAGCGTGCTATGTACAAACGTGCCGGTGCCGTAGTAACCGAGGTTAAGGGAAGTCACGTTATATTTATGTCGCAACCAGCGGCTGTAGCACGTGTAATTGAAGCAGCCGCCAAAGATCAGGGTAAAAAATAA
- a CDS encoding glycosyltransferase codes for MNQTTLNGLTGKKILIATVAADGHFNPLTGLAKFLADSGADVRWYTSVVHENKLRQLGIPHFPFLKAIDINANNIHNLFPQRKFLTDAGQKANFDMINIFIKPGPDHFEDIRDIQQEFSFDAIVTESMFPAIPYLSARLDVPVISIGIIPLAESSDDLGPYGPGFYPPSNADEQENIARLNKAFNEEVYKEHIDCLSLLLSRYDIQHQRTNVFDMLIKTSDLYLQIGSPSFEYTRSNMGQNVRFIGSLLPYSARTSENRWDDQRLDEYQKVVLVTQGTIENDITKLLEPTLEAFKGTDTLVIATTGGNQTQELRTKYPYNNLIIEDYIPFDEVMPFAHVYITNGGYGGTLLGIKNRLPMVAAGLFEGKAEICARVGYFKYGIDLKTERPTPDEIRNAVVNVLADPVYKNNITALADEMEQYDARELCAKYLVELLNQYNTINVA; via the coding sequence ATGAATCAGACAACATTAAATGGATTGACAGGAAAGAAGATCCTGATAGCGACGGTAGCGGCAGACGGACATTTTAACCCGCTCACCGGCCTGGCGAAATTTTTAGCAGATAGCGGCGCTGATGTGCGTTGGTATACCTCGGTAGTTCATGAAAACAAATTAAGACAACTGGGTATCCCACATTTTCCTTTTTTGAAGGCTATCGATATCAATGCAAATAACATCCACAATTTGTTTCCGCAGAGAAAATTTTTAACCGATGCAGGGCAGAAGGCAAATTTTGATATGATCAATATCTTTATTAAGCCAGGGCCCGATCATTTTGAGGACATCAGGGACATTCAGCAGGAGTTTTCGTTTGATGCCATCGTAACCGAAAGTATGTTCCCGGCTATTCCATATCTTTCTGCCAGGCTGGATGTTCCGGTGATTTCAATCGGCATTATTCCATTGGCCGAAAGCTCGGACGATTTAGGACCTTACGGCCCCGGTTTCTATCCCCCTTCAAACGCCGACGAACAGGAGAACATAGCCCGCCTGAATAAGGCGTTTAATGAGGAAGTTTACAAAGAACATATTGATTGTCTTTCTTTGCTTTTAAGTCGCTATGATATCCAGCATCAAAGGACAAATGTATTTGATATGCTGATAAAAACATCTGATCTATATCTTCAGATCGGTTCTCCGTCTTTTGAATATACCCGTAGCAACATGGGGCAAAACGTCCGTTTCATAGGCTCCTTACTTCCTTATTCGGCACGGACGAGCGAAAACCGCTGGGATGACCAAAGGCTTGATGAATATCAAAAAGTAGTACTTGTTACACAGGGCACTATCGAAAATGATATTACGAAACTGCTGGAACCTACTTTAGAAGCCTTTAAAGGGACTGATACCCTTGTCATAGCAACAACAGGTGGAAACCAGACACAAGAGTTAAGAACTAAATACCCTTATAACAACCTGATCATTGAAGATTATATTCCTTTTGACGAGGTGATGCCCTTTGCACATGTTTACATCACTAACGGAGGCTACGGCGGAACACTATTAGGTATTAAAAACAGGCTGCCTATGGTTGCAGCAGGTTTATTTGAGGGTAAAGCCGAAATTTGCGCACGGGTAGGGTACTTTAAATACGGTATAGACCTGAAAACAGAAAGACCAACCCCGGATGAGATCAGGAACGCCGTTGTAAATGTACTGGCCGATCCTGTTTACAAGAATAACATTACTGCTTTGGCAGATGAGATGGAGCAATACGACGCCAGGGAACTTTGCGCAAAATACCTGGTTGAGTTGTTGAACCAATATAATACGATCAATGTAGCATAA